In Drosophila santomea strain STO CAGO 1482 chromosome 3L, Prin_Dsan_1.1, whole genome shotgun sequence, a single window of DNA contains:
- the LOC120448949 gene encoding DNA-binding protein D-ETS-3 isoform X2 codes for MLDIKSSADYLSRSTGSFSNFSMLFADSSYKSSWGSHSSTQSQGYSSNALGIKHDPHSQLRQPDPYQMFGPTSSRLASSGSGQIQLWQFLLELLSDSNNASCITWEGTNGEFKLTDPDEVARRWGERKSKPNMNYDKLSRALRYYYDKNIMTKVHGKRYAYKFDFQGLAAATQPAASDPTYKYQSDLFMTPYHHSAKLSSFMSPHHGMTSSSASIFPSAASWGNWGSPATNLYQPHSMSHVTPSHVAPHLSSYPHYA; via the exons ATGCTGGACATCAAGTCCTCCGCCGATTACTTGTCACGCTCCACGGGCAGCTTCAGCAACTTCTCGATGCTCTTCGCAG ATTCCTCGTACAAATCGTCGTGGGGCTCCCACAGTTCGACACAATCGCAAG GTTACAGCTCGAACGCCCTGGGCATCAAACATGATCCGCACTCACAACTACGGCAACCTG ATCCATATCAAATGTTCGGACCCACCAGCAGCAGACTGGCCAGTTCAG GCTCGGGCCAAATCCAGCTGTGGCAGTTCCTCCTCGAGCTGCTCTCGGACTCCAACAACGCCAGCTGCATCACCTGGGAGGGCACCAATGGCGAGTTCAAGCTCACCGATCCCGACGAGGTTGCTCGCCGCTGGGGCGAGAGGAAGTCCAAGCCCAACATGAACTACGACAAGCTCAGTCGCGCCTTGAG GTACTACTACGACAAAAACATAATGACCAAGGTGCACGGCAAGCGGTATGCGTACAAATTCGATTTCCAAGGCCTGGCAGCTGCCACTCAGCCGGCAGCCAGCGATCCCACCTACAAGTATCAGAGCGACTTGTTCATGACACCATATCACCACAGCGCCAAGCTCAGCTCGTTCATGAGTCCGCATCATGGCATGACCTCATCCTCGG CCTCGATCTTCCCGTCGGCCGCCTCGTGGGGCAACTGGGGCAGTCCGGCCACGAATCTCTACCAGCCGCACTCGATGAGCCACGTGACCCCCTCCCACGTAGCGCCCCACCTGAGCAGCTATCCCCACTACGCATGA